GCTCGTGCTGGTCTTCGCCCGCGGGCTGGGCTGGTTGCCCGCTTCGGGGATGCATGCTCCCGACCACGCCTCGCTGTCCTGGTCCGCCCGCCTGCTGGACACCCTGCGCCACCTCGTGCTGCCGGTGACGGTGCTCGGTCTGGCCACCGCCGTCGGCACGGCCCGCTACGTCCGCCAGGCCGTGCTCGAGGTCCTGGAGTCCGAGTTCGTGACGGCCGCCCGGGCCCGCGGCCTGTCGGAACGCGCCGTGGTCTGGCGCCACGCCGTGCGCAACGCCCTGCTGCCGGTGGTCACGCTGGTGGGGCTGAACCTGCCGGCGCTGCTCGGTGGCGCGGTGGTGACCGAGACCGTGTTCGCCTGGCCGGGCATGGGCCGCGTCGCGGTGGAGGCGCTGTGGGCGCGCGACTACCCGGTGATCCTCGGCGCGACGGGGCTCTCGGCCGTGATGGTGGTGGCCGGCAACCTGCTGGCCGACCTGTTCTACCGCGTGGTCGACCCGCGCGCGCGGACGGGCGGGGAGGGGCGGACGTGAGCGCCGTGGGCCGCGCCCTGCGGCACGACGCCGGCGGGCGCGCGGGACTGATCCTGATCCTGCTGCCGCTGCTGGCGGCGGCCCTGGCCGGACCGCTGGCGCCCGGCGATCCGCTGCGGGTGGGGACCGCCGCCGAGCGGCTGCTGGCCCCGTCGACGTCGCACCCGCTGGGGACCGACGCGCTGGGCCGCGACGTCCTGGGACGCCTGATGCTGGGCGGCCGCGCCTCGCTGGCCGTGGGCTGGTCCGGCGTGCTGGGCGCCGTGCTCCTGGGCACGTTGGTGGGGCTCGCCGCGGGCTTGGGCCACTCGCGACTCGACCGCGCGCTCATGGGGTTGACCGACCTCTTCCTCGCCTTCCCCCGCGTGTTCCTGGTGCTGTTGCTCGCGGCCGTCGCGGCGCCTTCCCTGGCGCTGGTGGCGGCGGTGATCGCGGCCACGGGATGGATGGGCGTGGCCCGCCTGGTGCGGGCCGAGACGCTCGCGTTGCGCGACCGGCCCTTCGTCGTCGCGGCGCGCAGCCTCGAACTGCCGGCGTGGCGGCTCGCCGCCCGCCACGTCCTGCCGCACGTGCTGCCCCTGGTCGTCCTCGCGGCCGCGCTGCGCGTG
The bacterium DNA segment above includes these coding regions:
- a CDS encoding ABC transporter permease, with translation AYLVHLATAIPLGVWMARRRGSAAERAVGALGLAVNSLPAFWLGLMLVLVFARGLGWLPASGMHAPDHASLSWSARLLDTLRHLVLPVTVLGLATAVGTARYVRQAVLEVLESEFVTAARARGLSERAVVWRHAVRNALLPVVTLVGLNLPALLGGAVVTETVFAWPGMGRVAVEALWARDYPVILGATGLSAVMVVAGNLLADLFYRVVDPRARTGGEGRT
- a CDS encoding ABC transporter permease, translating into MSAVGRALRHDAGGRAGLILILLPLLAAALAGPLAPGDPLRVGTAAERLLAPSTSHPLGTDALGRDVLGRLMLGGRASLAVGWSGVLGAVLLGTLVGLAAGLGHSRLDRALMGLTDLFLAFPRVFLVLLLAAVAAPSLALVAAVIAATGWMGVARLVRAETLALRDRPFVVAARSLELPAWRLAARHVLPHVLPLVVLAAALRVGGAILLESFLSYLGLGAQDPTVSWGAMIEHGHRHLADAWWLAAFPGLAIALTAVGHNLLGDALRDALDPRAGGRHDTPEAGGS